The Streptomyces laurentii region GGCGGGCACCATCGTGATGACGACGTCCGCGTCCCGGACGGCCTCGGCGATCGAGCCGGCCACGGTGCCGCCGGCGGCGGCCAGCCGGTCCAGCTTCTCCTGCTCCAGGGTGTGACCGGTCACCTGGTAACCGGCCTTGAGCAGGTTCTCGGACATGGGCGAGCCCATGATGCCGAGCCCGATCCAGGCGATCGTGGGGCGGGCCGGCGGGGAGGAGTCGGCGGGAGTGCTCATGGTGAGGGTGCCTCTCGATGCGGGGGTACGGGGAAGGGGGCCGGGTCAGCGCGCGGCGCGGGCCTCGACGGGGAGCCAGTCGAAGGACGCGGCGGCGTCGGCGGCCTTGTACTCCAGGCCCACGTAGCCGTCGTAGCCGGCCTCCCGCAGCTCGTCGAGCAGCCGCTCCAGGGGGAGTTCGCCGGTGCCCGGGGCGCCGCGGCCCGGCATGTCCGCGATCTGGACGTGCCCGGTCCGGTCCGCGTAGCGGGCGATGACGCCACTGACGTCCTCGCCGTTCATGGCCAGGTGGTAGACGTCGAGCAGGAACCGGGCGTTGCCGAGTCCGGTGGCCGCGTCGACCCGGTCCACGATCTCGATCGCGGCGGGCGCGCTCACCAGCGGGTAGAGCGGCGACTCGGGCCGGTTGAGGGTCTCGATCAGCAGGATCGCGCCGACCCGGTGGGCCGCGCGGGCGGCCAGGACCAGGTTCTCCAGGGCCAGTTCGTCCTGGACGGCCGTGTCCGCACCCTCGACGCGGTTGCCGTAGAGCGCGTTGAGCGCCGTACAACCCACCGAGGCGGCGAAGTCCGCGGCGACGTCGATGTTCGCCCGGAAGCGGTCCGACTCCTCGCCGGGCACGGAGACCGCGCCGCGGTCCGGTCCGGGGAGCCGCCCCGCGTAGAAGTTGAGGCCCACGAGCCGGGTGCCGGCGTCGTCGAGCGCCTGCTTCAGGGCGTCGAGTTCGCCCTGCTCGGGGGTGGGGGTGTCGATCCAGGGCCACCACAGCTCGACCGCGGTGAAGCCGGCCGCGGCGGCGGCCGCGGGGCGCTCCAGGAGCGGGAGTTCCGTGAAGAGGATCGACAGGTTCACATCGAAGCGCTGGTCCGGGTATCCCATGAGGATGCGGCGCTCCTTCCGTATTGCGGAAGTAACTTTCTGTCTGCCGGAATGCTCTCGATGGGCGGCGCACTTGTCAAGAGGTCCCCGCAGGTCCAGGGCTGCCACCGGGCCGGGGCGGGCCGTAGCGTGGGGGCATGGTGCGTTTGAGAGTGGAGTTCACGACCGAGCCGTTCGACCTCGACGAGGCGCCGGCGCACGCGGTCGTGGCTCGTGAGGTCATCCAGTCCGCGTCGCTGGACGCGGTGGATGTCGGCCCCTTCGGCAATACGGCGGAAGGGGGCGCCGACGCGGTGCTGAGCGCGGTCGGCGTACTGCTGCGCGAATCCCTGGAGGCCGGGGCGACCCGGGTCTCGCTTCAGGTCAACGTGATCGGCGAGGACGAAGGCGTAGGCGACATCGGCGGCGGCCGGGGGGCGGCCGGCGACGGCGCGATCCTCCAGGGGGGTGGGAAGTGACCGAGCATCCGCTGATCGCTGCGGTGAAGCCGCTGGTCGACGCCGTGGGTGCCGAGCTGCTGGGGCCGGAGCAGGCCGAGGGGGACGACG contains the following coding sequences:
- a CDS encoding hydroxypyruvate isomerase (Hydroxypyruvate isomerase [Streptomyces venezuelae ATCC10712];~hydroxypyruvate isomerase; TIGR03234;~identified by MetaGeneAnnotator; putative) — encoded protein: MGYPDQRFDVNLSILFTELPLLERPAAAAAAGFTAVELWWPWIDTPTPEQGELDALKQALDDAGTRLVGLNFYAGRLPGPDRGAVSVPGEESDRFRANIDVAADFAASVGCTALNALYGNRVEGADTAVQDELALENLVLAARAAHRVGAILLIETLNRPESPLYPLVSAPAAIEIVDRVDAATGLGNARFLLDVYHLAMNGEDVSGVIARYADRTGHVQIADMPGRGAPGTGELPLERLLDELREAGYDGYVGLEYKAADAAASFDWLPVEARAAR
- a CDS encoding hypothetical protein (DUF77 domain containing protein [Streptomyces fulvissimus DSM40593];~Domain of unknown function DUF77; cl00307;~UniProt-pubmed:11572948; UniProt-pubmed:20624727; UniProt-pubmed:20064060; UniProt-pubmed:21463507; UniProt-pubmed:18375553;~identified by MetaGeneAnnotator; putative) codes for the protein MVRLRVEFTTEPFDLDEAPAHAVVAREVIQSASLDAVDVGPFGNTAEGGADAVLSAVGVLLRESLEAGATRVSLQVNVIGEDEGVGDIGGGRGAAGDGAILQGGGK